One genomic segment of Hordeum vulgare subsp. vulgare chromosome 2H, MorexV3_pseudomolecules_assembly, whole genome shotgun sequence includes these proteins:
- the LOC123426780 gene encoding glycolipid transfer protein 3-like isoform X1, which yields MMVERERERDEGEAMAVSVPRQEEEGEGEAEAAAAPAATGEKGEGDDGVRDDDDDGEERRKEESEEEEDAEEEEKKGKEELEEWSELRLAIAELSPISRRGGKLKLCSSPPTLPLLGLSHLLLRLLDKIGPTMAVLRLDVQRNIERLQELYLQDPSKYSTLTAMVEKEADDGTVRKGDSCARAILWLTRSMDFTVALLQRLEEEEGSDEQSLAQLVEAAYMVSLKPWHGWISSAACKIALKLIPERTIFMGWLMGENQNSSLLKVEIEKLVQLLQPFLDDIHAMLAKFRLDRLKST from the exons ATGAtggtggagagggagagggagagggatgagGGAGAAGCAATGGCCGTGAGCGTGCCACGgcaggaagaggaaggagaaggcgaAGCAGAAGCCGCAGCGGCACCTGCAGCGACAGgagagaagggagagggggatgaCGGAGTaagagacgacgacgacgacggcgaggagcggcggaaggaggagagcgaggaggaagaagatgcggaggaggaggagaagaaaggtaAGGAGGAGCTGGAAGAGTGGTCCGAGCTAAGGCTGGCGATCGCCGAGCTGTCCCCGATCAGCCGGCGCGGCGGCAAGCTCAAGCTGTGCTCCTCGCCTCCCACGCTGCCCTTGCTCGGcctctcccacctcctcctccggctcctcg ATAAGATTGGCCCGACAATGGCTGTGCTGCGGCTCGACGTCCAACGGAACATCGAG AGGCTGCAGGAGCTATACTTGCAGGATCCATCTAAATACTCCACCCTGACGGCGATGGTCGAGAAAGAGGCCGACGACGGCACCGTAAGGAAGGGCGATAGCTGTGCAAGAGCTATTCTATGGCTCACTAG ATCCATGGATTTTACTGTTGCACTGTTACAGagactggaggaggaggagggttctgatgagcaGAGCCTTGCACAGCTTGTAGAAGCTGCGtacatggtctctctcaagccatGGCATGGCTGGATTTCTTCCGCGGCATGCAAG ATCGCACTGAAGCTCATTCCTGAGAGGACCATCTTCATGGGCTGGCTCATGGGGGAAAACCAGAATTCCAGCCTCCTCAAGGTCGAGATCGAGAAGCTCGTCCAGTTGCTTCAGCCCTTTCTCGACGACATCCATGCCATGCTG GCCAAGTTCAGACTCGACAGGCTGAAGTCGACCTGA
- the LOC123426780 gene encoding glycolipid transfer protein 3-like isoform X2 has translation MMVERERERDEGEAMAVSVPRQEEEGEGEAEAAAAPAATGEKGEGDDGVRDDDDDGEERRKEESEEEEDAEEEEKKGKEELEEWSELRLAIAELSPISRRGGKLKLCSSPPTLPLLGLSHLLLRLLDKIGPTMAVLRLDVQRNIERLQELYLQDPSKYSTLTAMVEKEADDGTVRKGDSCARAILWLTR, from the exons ATGAtggtggagagggagagggagagggatgagGGAGAAGCAATGGCCGTGAGCGTGCCACGgcaggaagaggaaggagaaggcgaAGCAGAAGCCGCAGCGGCACCTGCAGCGACAGgagagaagggagagggggatgaCGGAGTaagagacgacgacgacgacggcgaggagcggcggaaggaggagagcgaggaggaagaagatgcggaggaggaggagaagaaaggtaAGGAGGAGCTGGAAGAGTGGTCCGAGCTAAGGCTGGCGATCGCCGAGCTGTCCCCGATCAGCCGGCGCGGCGGCAAGCTCAAGCTGTGCTCCTCGCCTCCCACGCTGCCCTTGCTCGGcctctcccacctcctcctccggctcctcg ATAAGATTGGCCCGACAATGGCTGTGCTGCGGCTCGACGTCCAACGGAACATCGAG AGGCTGCAGGAGCTATACTTGCAGGATCCATCTAAATACTCCACCCTGACGGCGATGGTCGAGAAAGAGGCCGACGACGGCACCGTAAGGAAGGGCGATAGCTGTGCAAGAGCTATTCTATGGCTCACTAGGTGA
- the LOC123426777 gene encoding zinc finger CCCH domain-containing protein 28-like translates to MASAEIPNADTADPNPNPSPNPAARSPSPPLPPRKRRLSLSPSRPPSPSRSVSRSRSPRDRRSRSRSRSRSRSRSRSRSRSRSRSRSPHQPDGKRRRQNDLTVEACRDYLRDRCTRSDLECKYAHPHQSVSVDRDNKVTACADSLRNNCFRGRTCRYYHPPPHIQESLLRSIGIDVPTVKTVCRDFARGRCSRSANECRFLHHSSVQECAIVCQDFLRGRCDRISCRYTHVIAQPMLPPPMRDVPMQMPYPEMVYMPPPPPPLGIPMMAPPLSPPRGFADNKNTVEVCRDYLKNMCNRESCRFAHPDSQSEVAHDKVEVCRDFKRGECTRPTCRFYHPSSS, encoded by the exons ATGGCCTCCGCCGAAATCCCCAACGCCGACACAGCGGACCCCAACCCTAACCCCAGCCCCAACCCCGCCGCCCGTTCGCCGTCACCTCCGCTCCCGCCGCGCAAGCgccgcctctccctctccccttcaCGCCCCCCCTCCCCCAGCCGCTCCGTCTCTCGCTCCCGCTCCCCCCGCGACCGCCGGAGCCGCAGtcggagccggagccggagccggagccgTAGCCGCAGCCGCAGCCGCAGCCGGAGCCGGAGCCGTAGTCCGCACCAACCCGATGGCAAGCGGCGGCGGCAAAACGACCTCACCGTCGAGGCCTGCCGCGACTACCTGCGCGACAGGTGCACCCGCTCCGACCTCGAGTGCAAGTATGCGCACCCGCACCAGTCCGTTTCTGTCGACCG GGACAACAAGGTGACGGCGTGCGCGGATTCGCTGAGGAACAACTGCTTCCGGGGCAGAACCTGCCGCTACTACCACCCGCCTCCTCATATACAGGA GTCGTTGCTGAGATCAATTGGTATTGACGTCCCAACAGTGAAGACG GTTTGCAGAGATTTTGCACGTGGGCGATGTTCAAGATCAGCAAATGAGTGCCGCTTCTTGCATCATTCATCTGTTCAAGAGTGTGCAATT GTTTGCCAAGATTTCTTGCGTGGGAGGTGTGACCGTATATCATGTAGGTACACTCATGTTATAGCACAACCAATGCTACCCCCACCAATGAGGGATGTTCCCATGCAAATGCCATACCCTGAGATG GTTTACatgccaccaccaccgccgccacttgGAATACCTATGATGGCTCCTCCTCTCTCGCCTCCTAGAGGTTTTGCTG ATAATAAGAACACAGTGGAAGTTTGCAGGGATTACTTGAAGAATATGTGCAATAGAGAATCATGTAGATTTGCACACCCTGATTCACAGTCTGAG GTGGCACATGACAAGGTTGAAGTTTGCCGTGATTTTAAACGAGGAGAATGCACTCGACCTACATGCCGCTTTTACCACCCATCCTCAAGTTGA